The region CGCCATGGCGGACGGAGACCACGTAGCCGCGCCCCACGAACAGGTGGGTCTCGCCGAAGGTGATGCGTCCCTCGAGCATCTGGGCCGTCCGGGCGATGACGAGCAGGGCCTCGCCATATTGCTCGAGCTTCGGGCGCTGATGCGCCTTGAGCGCGTCCTCGATCGCCAACTCATGCAGGCCGAACTGCGCTTGCACCTTCCTCAGAACATCGAGGCCGGGCTCGTGCAGACCGATCCAGACCACATGCCCCGGCTTATGCGCCCACTCTCCAGCTTCCTCAATGGCGATATCGGCCACGCGCCGGCCGCCCGCGTAGGCGGCCGAGGCGACCACGCCGGGGATGCCCCTGGGCTGGATCGAAGCGAGCTTGAGAGCCTCCGTCATAGCCTAGTGTCCGCGAAGTCAACGTTCCTGAACGCCGCGCTGGCCGTGTCCTCGATCCCGAGCGCGGGAAAGGCGGCGTCGGCACCGAGCACCGCGAAAGACGCGAGGAGAGACATGATGAGCATGCCGATCGTGTGCGGCAGCTTGATCACCCGGTGGTTGACCCATCCGAAGGCGGCCGAGGCGAACAGCAGCAGAGGCGCAATCTCCGAGGGAGTCATTCCGTGCCCTGGCAGGTTCGTCATTCTCTCGTCCTTTCCGTTCTCGTCTTCCGTCCGGCCGGGGACTTCCGCCGGTCGATCGGTCTGCCCGACCGTTCCTGAGGAGCCGGCCCTCGAGTGCCGCATGGCCGCGTCGCCTCTCACTCGCGGCATTCGGCAGCAGAGACTGCCGGGCAGCGAGTAAACGAGTGACGGCAACGCTTTTTGCGGGCCAAGAGCTGGAGAAATCAGGCTGCCCGAGCCTTTTCCATGGGCCACGTATTTGCATGATCCTGTGCGCGCCAAGAGTCACTCGGATTGCAACCTCGCCCATCCAGCGTTGGTCACGCTGCGCGGCTCGTGAGGAGATCATCCAGGGCGGAGACGGTCTTCGACGGCATGCTCAGTCTTCGACGGAGTTCTCGGGAGCGACCTTCGCCATCCACGGCTCAAAGGTCTGGTCGATCTGCTCCGCGAGATCGAGGACCAGATGATGGAGCGGGTGCTCGAGGTGGAGGATGGAGGTGCAGGCCGGAGCTGCTGCGCCAAGTTCGGTGACTATGGTCATGTTCTGTCCGTGCAATTCTCGTGCTTTCACCAGGGCTACACGCCTTCCCTTGGATGGCGTTGGGGCGCCACTTGCTTGCCTCGGGATGGGGACGCCTGTTCGGTGCGGGTATAGCCGCGGTCGAATAGGATGCCGGCGTCGATGTAGGTGATCTTCGACTCGCAGGCCGCCGGGGAGGTGAAGCCCGGGTCATAGGTGGACACCCTGGGCTGGCCATACAGCTTCGAGATGTCGATGACGCTCGGTCCGATGATGTCCAGCGGGATCGCCAGTTCGACCGACTTGTCGTCGATGTTGAGCGTACGGGCCATAGGCATTAATCCGTCCTGTGCAAAGCATGGAGAGGGATAGTCGTCGAATTGATCTGGGTCCAATATATTGTTTTGTGGTTTATAATATTGAAAACATATCGGTGGATCTGCGTCAGCTCAGGTACTTCCTCACGACCGCCGAGGAATCCAAGGCCGGTCACCGGCTGGGGTATCCATGGTCGTTATCTACATCCTGTCCAAGATCTGCGCCTACAAGCTCTATTGTTAGATCGCGTGCGAGTTGTCGGAACTCTCCGGCCAACAATCGCGATTGTGTGTCATTGGGCTCCGAACCCAGACCCCGCCTCTTGCTCCGCCCAAACTTCTGAGCGGCTTGCGGTTTTTGCTCAGAGTGAGAGGGTCACGACAGGCGCCGACGTGACCCCTCTGTTGTAGCTATTTGTCTCGATTATTCAGCCGGTTGCTCGCGGGGAGGGTGTGTGGACACCCGCCTTGGCTCCAGCTTGCCGAAGTCCGGCACGTTGAGGACCGAGAAGTCAATGTTGGGTAGATCACTCACCAGCCATGGCTCCGGATTTCGATGGGGTCCGTACGGAACTCAGCAGCCACTGCATCAGTGCCATTGCTCCAAGGGCGCCGACGACCTGCGCGACGATGAACATCGGCACGTTGCCCGGCGCGATCCCCGCGAATGTGTTCGTCAACGCACGGGCAATCGTCACCGCCGGATTGGCGAACGAGGTCGAGGCGGTGAACCAATAGGCTGCCGTGATGTACAGGCCGACCGCATAGGGAATTGCCTCGATCCGGAAGCGCACGACCGTCAGGATGGTGACGAGCAGCCCGAAGGTGGCGACGAACTCGGCAAACCACTGCGCCGGCCCGGTCCGGGCGGTGCCGGCGAGCTGAAGCAATGGCAGGTCGAACATGCCATGGGCGACCAGCGAGCCGAGGCAGCCGCCGATGACCTGGGCTACCGTGTAGGAACCGACCTCCGGCCAGGGCAGGGCGCGGGTGAGTCCCATGACGAGCGAGACCGCCGGGTTGAAGTGGGCGCCGGAGATCGGCCCGAGGCCCAGGATCAGTACGGCCAGGATCGCCCCGGTCGGGATCGTGTTGCCGAGCAGGGCCAGCGCCACGTTCCCGCCGGCGAGCTTGTCAGCCATGATCCCCGAACCGACAACGGTCGCAACGAGCAGGCCGGTCCCGAGCGCCTCGGCGGCCAGACGTTGTGCGGGCGCAAAGGTGTCGGTCACGCGCTGGCCACCCGCCGCCCGTGTTCGTCGACCACGCGCTCGCCGTCCTCCTTAACGAACTCGCCCTGCTGCGGCGGCAGGAGGTCGAGAACCTCTTCGGACGGCCGGCACAGGCGCACGCCGTTGGGCGTGACGACGATGGGCCTGTTGATCAGGATCGGGTGCGCCATCATGGCGTCGAGAAGCTGGTCGTCGGTCAGGTCAGAATTGTCGAGGCCGAGTTCCCTGTAGGGCGTGCCCTTCTCGCGGACCGGGACGCCCATGCGGTCGATGAGCTGCCGCAGCATGAGGCGGGTCGGCGGTGCCTTCGGGTACTCGATGACATGCGGCTCGATCCCGGCATTGCGGATCAAGGCCAGCGTATTGCGGGACGTGCCGCAGTCCGGGTTGTGGTGGATGACGACATCCATCGGAGAGACCTCAGGCTTGGCGGCGGTCGAAGGGATGGACGGTGGTTGGGGTCGCGCCCTCCAGGCGTCCGATCTCCTTCAGGTGATGGGTGAGGGCGATCTGGTCGAGGCTCGCCATCGGCAGCGCCAGATAGGCGGAGATCCGGTTCTTGATGTACTTGAAGGCCTGGACGAACGCCTTTTCCTTCTCGATGTCAGGCCCCTGGACCGCCGCGGGATCCTCGATGCCCCAGTGGGCGGAGGCCGGATGGCCCGGCCAGACCGGACAGCTCTCGCCCGCGGCGCTGTCGCAGACGGTGAAGATGAAGTCCATCGTGGGCGCATTCGGTCCGGCGAACTCGTCCCAGCTCTTCGAGCGGAAGCCGTCGGTCGGGTACTCGAAGCTCTCCAGCACCTTCAGGGCAAACGGGTTGATCGTGCCCTTGGGCTGACTCCCGGCCGAGTAGGCGTTGAAGCGGCCGGCGCCGTCCTTGCGCAGGATGCCCTCGGCTAGGACGGAACGGGCGGTGTTGCCCGTGCACAGGAACAGAACGTTGTAGGGACGGTCAGCCATCGGCGGTCTCCTTCGGAGGGCAGCAGGGGGTCAGCGCGTCGACCAGCGGGGCGCAAACATCCAGGTGTCCGCCGCAACAGTCCCTGAGCAGGAAGGTCACGACCTCGCGGAGCCGATCGAGTTCGGCCCGATAGATGATCGAACGGCTGCGGCGCTCGGAGCGGACGAGGCGCGCTCGGGACAGGATGCCAAGATGCGAGGACATGGTGTTATGCGGAACGGCCAGTTCCCGGGCGATGTCGCCGGCTGGAAGACCCTCTGGCTCGTGCTTCACCAAGAGCCGGAACACGTCGAGGCGGGTCGACTGGGCCAGGGCCGCGAGAGTAAGGATGACGTTCTCTGATTCCATATGTCGGGATATATGGACATATAGTGACCAGCTCAAGTCATTTCTCGCGTTCGCGCGGCTGGTCCGCTGGATCATGTCAGCGAAAGCGCCGTGGACCGGGCCATCCTGAAATTCCCTCGCGAGAATGTCGAGGTTGGGGTTGCCGACCCAACGTGGAAAAGGGCCTCAGCTACCTGGGCCAAGCCTTGCGGAAACGACCCGCGCGGTCCGCTATGCTGTCGGCGGCGGCTGACAATCCACGTGCAGCACATCGAGGCTGCCGAACTGTAGTCTAAAACCCAGCTCCCGCACGATGCAGTCAACAGCGTAAACCCGATCGAGCCTCTGGTGTCCGTTGACATTTTGGTGTGAGACGCCGTTGTGAGCTTATTCAGGCACCTAGCTGTGCGCTTCTAATCTGAGAATGTGCATGTGAATTGAGAATTTCCGGTGAGGTGGACACTTCTTTTGAGACAATCGCCTTTCAACGTTGGCCTAGAATTCAGAGCCGAAGGCTGTGATCACCGAGAGCGCAGGATTTTCGAATTGACGTTTGAAGTGAGACAACGGGCCGCCTGTTTGTCTCATTTTTGATGTCCAAGTTCGTTTTCTCAGTTCAAGATGTCAGCTGACATCAGACGCGCGGTTCAACTCTGGCCTTATCATGCGCGACGCGGACAAATCACGTCAGCCCGCACGGTGAACGTGTCAGGGTCAGTCCGCTCCGGAGCCGGGGCATCATAAATGATCAGCAAGGCGCCGGCGCCTGCTTCAGGCCAGAGGTCCAGACCCTCGGGATGATCCACATGCAGCCGATAGGGCAACTCGGCGACAGTCTCAACGCGCTCCGGAGCAATGACCCCGGAGCCGTTGTCGTGAGCCGCATGCCGCCACCGCAGGACAAACGCCGGGCCTTCGAGCGACATGGTTGGCCGCACAAGCAGAAGAAGATCATCGCCCTCAAACCGCATGTCGCGGATGCCCAGACCGCGAGTGTCGAGCAGATGCTTGCGGTAGCGTCGTTCGCCATCGACCCGGCGTGCCTTCAGCCGAAGTGACGCTTTTGACCTCAGTTCAAGATCGAGAACCACGGCGTGGCCCCGCAACACTGGGCCGCGCAGTCCCAGCCAGACACGGTTCCCGCGCACTGCTAGGCCCTCGACGTCGAGGCCGTTCTCTTTAGCTGGGATCTTCAGAAACGGTCCGAGGTGTGGGTCCGCTGCCAGCCAGTGCTCAAGCGCGCTCTGCTTCTTGCCGAGCTTGAGCCAGGCAGCCTGCCGCTCACCGTCTGACCGGGCAGGGGTGAAGAGCCCTGCCGCCTCTACAAGGGGGATTCGGCCCAGGAAGTAGCGGTTGGGTTCGCGCTCAATCTCCACCATGTTCTGGAGGGCTTGGCTGTGATCAGCCTCATCCGGCTTGGGCTTGGAGCGCTTGCGCGCATGCGAACCGACCACCCAGAGGAAGTCCTCCGCCTCACACAGCCCCTCAATGTCCATCTCGCCGGCCGGGCTGGCTGGCAGGTCGACCAGAGCATCCAGGACGAAATGCTGATGATCGCCAAAGCTGCCGTCCTCCAGGCGTCGGAGCCGTTCGAGGCTTGCGGTCTCGTCGCAGGCGACAAAGAGACTGTCTCCGATGCGTGCGACGGCGGATAGGTCCTTGTGCAGCGGGTCTTCGACATGCCGTAGTGGTCGCCAGTCAGTAAAGGTGAGCGGGATCTGGCCGATGGCTTCTGTGGCGCTGGTGTCCGGCATGATGAGTCCTGTAGAGGCGATGCTGGAACGTCAACGCGCGAGCCAGGGGCAGGATTTCTCGTCTGTGACAAGCACCGGTTCGGCCCCGGCGTCAGCCAGAATTAAGGTTCTCCAGGCACAAGCAGACCTTCACTTGCCGCGCCCGAACTTCCCAAGGTGACCGAGGATATTTCAAAACTCGAACAAGCCCCGCCTTTACGAACTTTTTGTACAACTTCATGTCTTTTGCCGAGAATTTCGGGGTCTACCATGGCCGATTGTGCTCGCCGACCATCATTGATCAAGAGGACCAATGTTATTCGTTGAATGGAGCCGCCATCAGTCGTGATCGTCCACTTCGTGGCATCGCCTTCATGCTTGCGGCGCTGGCCTTTTTCTCATGCTCAGACGCAGCGTCTAAGCTCATGACCACTGCCTTACCAGCGGTCGAGGTGGCTTGGCTGCGCTTCTGCGTGTTTACGCTCTTGATACTCGGAACCGCAGGGTTCACGGGGCAGATGCAGGCCCTCCGCTCGAGGCGCCCCGTCCTGCAGACACTCCGAGCTCTCGGCGTGCTGGGCTCGTCGATCTTCTTCATCATGGGATTGGCGTTCCTGCCAATGGCTGAAGCCACGGCCGTCTCTTTCATCTCACCCATGATCGTGACCGCGCTGTCGATCCCGGTCTTAGGCGAGGTGGTCGGGTGGAGGCGGTGGAGCGCGGTCGTGGTCGGTCTGATCGGCGTCCTCATCATTGTGCGGCCCGGCGCCGGAGCGTTCGACACAGCTGCGATCTTTCCCCTTTTGTCCGCTGCCAGCTGGGCCGTTGCCTTGGTTGTCACGCGCAAGATGAGCGGCTCCGATAGCCCCCTAGTCTCGCTGACCTTTGCAGCGGTTGTGGGCTTGCTGGTGACCTCCATCATTGTACCGTTCGTTTGGGTGACTCCCGGCTGGCGTGAGCTAGGCTTGGCACTTATCACAGGGGTGGCATCCACGATTGCCCAATGGCTGGTCGTCTTGGCCTTCCAGCAGGCGCGCGCTTCAGTGCTCGCACCATTTTCCTACAGCCAGCTCGTCTGGTCTGGGTTGCTGGGCTATGTCATCTTTGGCAACGTGCCGGATCGCTGGACGCAGGTCGGGGCGGGTGTGATCATCGCCAGTGGTCTCTATACCGCCCATCGCGAGCGCACCGTCAGAATGTCATCAGCACTTGCGAAATAGGCCAGCGTACGAAACCGGACCCCACGGCCGAAATCACGAGATGTGCGCTGCGATCTGTTAAAGAAAGTACAACTGTTAGATTCACAATTGAAAGAGCAGGCTAACCAGCCCAGCCGCACTCTATGTTTACCTTGGAACGATACAAATCCATCGACCAAATCATCAAGAAGAACCGGTTCGTCGCGACGGTTGGCCCGATCGCGAGCGAGCATGATGCAAAGAACTTCATCGCCGCGCATTCCGATCTACGTGCCAAGCTCAACTGCGGGGTTTGGCGGGTGGGTCAGAGCTACCGGTGTAGGAGAGCATAACGATTTATGGGCA is a window of Microvirga ossetica DNA encoding:
- a CDS encoding ArsR/SmtB family transcription factor is translated as MESENVILTLAALAQSTRLDVFRLLVKHEPEGLPAGDIARELAVPHNTMSSHLGILSRARLVRSERRSRSIIYRAELDRLREVVTFLLRDCCGGHLDVCAPLVDALTPCCPPKETADG
- the arsC gene encoding arsenate reductase (glutaredoxin) (This arsenate reductase requires both glutathione and glutaredoxin to convert arsenate to arsenite, after which the efflux transporter formed by ArsA and ArsB can extrude the arsenite from the cell, providing resistance.) — protein: MDVVIHHNPDCGTSRNTLALIRNAGIEPHVIEYPKAPPTRLMLRQLIDRMGVPVREKGTPYRELGLDNSDLTDDQLLDAMMAHPILINRPIVVTPNGVRLCRPSEEVLDLLPPQQGEFVKEDGERVVDEHGRRVASA
- a CDS encoding DUF3616 domain-containing protein, which codes for MPDTSATEAIGQIPLTFTDWRPLRHVEDPLHKDLSAVARIGDSLFVACDETASLERLRRLEDGSFGDHQHFVLDALVDLPASPAGEMDIEGLCEAEDFLWVVGSHARKRSKPKPDEADHSQALQNMVEIEREPNRYFLGRIPLVEAAGLFTPARSDGERQAAWLKLGKKQSALEHWLAADPHLGPFLKIPAKENGLDVEGLAVRGNRVWLGLRGPVLRGHAVVLDLELRSKASLRLKARRVDGERRYRKHLLDTRGLGIRDMRFEGDDLLLLVRPTMSLEGPAFVLRWRHAAHDNGSGVIAPERVETVAELPYRLHVDHPEGLDLWPEAGAGALLIIYDAPAPERTDPDTFTVRADVICPRRA
- a CDS encoding arsenate reductase ArsC, with translation MADRPYNVLFLCTGNTARSVLAEGILRKDGAGRFNAYSAGSQPKGTINPFALKVLESFEYPTDGFRSKSWDEFAGPNAPTMDFIFTVCDSAAGESCPVWPGHPASAHWGIEDPAAVQGPDIEKEKAFVQAFKYIKNRISAYLALPMASLDQIALTHHLKEIGRLEGATPTTVHPFDRRQA
- a CDS encoding DMT family transporter; this translates as MSFAENFGVYHGRLCSPTIIDQEDQCYSLNGAAISRDRPLRGIAFMLAALAFFSCSDAASKLMTTALPAVEVAWLRFCVFTLLILGTAGFTGQMQALRSRRPVLQTLRALGVLGSSIFFIMGLAFLPMAEATAVSFISPMIVTALSIPVLGEVVGWRRWSAVVVGLIGVLIIVRPGAGAFDTAAIFPLLSAASWAVALVVTRKMSGSDSPLVSLTFAAVVGLLVTSIIVPFVWVTPGWRELGLALITGVASTIAQWLVVLAFQQARASVLAPFSYSQLVWSGLLGYVIFGNVPDRWTQVGAGVIIASGLYTAHRERTVRMSSALAK
- a CDS encoding aquaporin, giving the protein MTDTFAPAQRLAAEALGTGLLVATVVGSGIMADKLAGGNVALALLGNTIPTGAILAVLILGLGPISGAHFNPAVSLVMGLTRALPWPEVGSYTVAQVIGGCLGSLVAHGMFDLPLLQLAGTARTGPAQWFAEFVATFGLLVTILTVVRFRIEAIPYAVGLYITAAYWFTASTSFANPAVTIARALTNTFAGIAPGNVPMFIVAQVVGALGAMALMQWLLSSVRTPSKSGAMAGE